Proteins from a single region of Juglans microcarpa x Juglans regia isolate MS1-56 chromosome 5S, Jm3101_v1.0, whole genome shotgun sequence:
- the LOC121266884 gene encoding transcription factor TGA2.3-like isoform X2, with product MGSRTVKIGAEDDSRVMTGMPSFVPAIPNSNSLGTEGNTIRSSQLTDFGTFEQSLGFRIEDAVGLNPVYNQMKSSSQVLGTDIQFATLNKTLQLQKEPQANLVSTSGGHRENWGESTMAEASPRTDTSTDDTDDKNQRHEMGQLIGVAASDSSDKSKEKSGDQKTLRRLAQNREAARKSRLRKKAYVQQLESSRLKLTQLEQELQRARQQGIFISSSGDQSHSMSGNGALAFDVEYARWLEEQNKQINELRAAVNSHAADAELRTIVDNVMAHFDDIFRLKGIAAKADVFHILSGMWKTPAERCFMWIGGFRSSELLKQSSQQAEDALSQGMEALQQSLAETLANGSPSPSGSSGNVANYMGQMAMAMGKLGTLEGFLRQADNLRQQTLQQMHRILTTRQSARALLAINDYFSRLRALSSLWLARPRE from the exons TGGAACAGAAGGAAACACCATTCGTTCTTCTCAACTGACAGACTTTGGAACATTTGAGCAGTCCCTTGGATTTCGCATAGAGGATGCCGTTGGCCTAA ATCCTGTATATAACCAGATGAAGTCAAGTAGCCAGGTGCTGGGTACAGACATTCAATTTGCCACTTTAAATAAG ACATTACAACTACAAAAAGAACCACAAGCAAATCTGGTCTCTACATCTGGTGGCCATCGTGAAAATTGGGGAGAGTCCACTATGGCAGAAGCAAGCCCAAGGACTGATACATCGACAGATGACACAGATGACAAGAATCAAAGG CATGAAATGGGTCAATTGATTGGTGTTGCAGCCTCTGATTCTAGTGACAAATCGAAGGAGAAATCTGGGGATCAAAAG ACCTTGCGCCGGCTTGCTCAAAATCGTGAAGCTGCCAGAAAGAGCCGATTAAGGAAAAAA GCATATGTGCAACAGCTTGAGAGTAGCCGGCTAAAGCTAACCCAACTAGAGCAAGAGCTGCAGCGGGCCCGCCAGCAG GGCATATTCATTTCAAGCTCAGGAGACCAATCCCATTCAATGAGTGGAAATG GCGCCTTGGCATTTGATGTAGAGTATGCACGGTGGCTAGAAgagcaaaacaagcagataaaTGAGCTGAGGGCCGCAGTCAATTCACATGCAGCCGATGCTGAGCTTCGCACCATTGTTGACAATGTTATGGCACACTTTGATGACATTTTTAGGCTGAAAGGCATTGCAGCCAAAGCTGATGTTTTCCACATATTGTCAGGAATGTGGAAGACACCAGCGGAACGGTGTTTTATGTGGATTGGTGGCTTCCGATCATCTGAACTACTTAAG CAATCATCCCAGCAGGCTGAAGATGCTCTATCACAGGGCATGGAGGCATTGCAGCAATCTCTGGCTGAGACATTGGCCAATGGCTCACCTAGCCCATCAGGATCATCTGGGAATGTGGCAAACTATATGGGTCAAATGGCCATGGCCATGGGAAAGCTTGGAACACTTGAGGGGTTTCTTCGCCAG GCTGATAATCTGCGTCAACAAACACTCCAACAAATGCACCGTATATTAACGACCAGGCAATCAGCCCGTGCACTTCTTGCCATAAATGACTATTTCTCTCGTCTTCGAGCCCTCAGTTCTCTCTGGCTTGCCCGGCCACGGGAATGA
- the LOC121266883 gene encoding sulfoquinovosidase-like translates to MAALKITKKHHKHFNNPFPSSPTVLPSIQGTLSFNSQKVPSHQIFSIGKDFQLLWSSKVGGLLSISHHSCPSRPIWSTIPGQAFVSAALVETEVEESRGSFAVKDGDVHLVCNHQTIEEIRLIDQFDHSLEPKCQDSPSGHLGLEQKKDMNGTQFPILLITGWVFSMKKKKRQYQKDGIRAEIQFETKDPSTRARYWLLFDQKNNNQVGFQVMLGQPNFKLRQKASSTASGRYRGFRRRLGRIKKRRLGFCWYTSRPRGYVTVSSAEEEIQDKRVEESTQFNRVCLTYSSEANERFYGFGEQFSHLDFKGKRVPIFVQEQGIGRGDQPITFAANLVSYRAGGDWSTTYAPSPFYMTSKMRSLYLEGYHYSVFDLTVHDRVQIQMHGSSVQGRILHGNSPSELIEHSTETIGRPPELPEWIISGAVVGMQGGTETVRHIWNKLKTYNVPISAFWLQDWVGQRETLIGSQLWWNWEVDTKRYYGWQQLVQDLSARHIKVLTYCNPCLAPTHEKPNKRRNLFEEAKSLDILVKDKHGQPYMVPNTAFDVGMLDLTHPKTAGWFKQILQEMVDEGVRGWMADFGEGLPVDATLYSGEDPISAHNRYPELWAQINREFVEEWKSNCVGKVKEDPQEALVFFMRAGFRNSPKWGMLFWEGDQMVSWQANDGIKSAVTGLLSSGLSGYAFNHSDIGGYCAVNLPFIKYRRSEELLLRWMELNAFTTVFRTHEGNKPSSNSQFYSNHQTLSQFARFAEVYRAWKFYRIQLVKEAAQKGLPVCRHLFLHYPEDEHVHSLSYQQFLVGTEILVAPVLDKGKKNVKVYFPVGESCDWQHIWTGKLYRGQGCEAWVEAPIGYPAVFVKTGSTIGETFVKNLRDFSIL, encoded by the exons ATGGCAGCCCTCAAAATCACCAAAAAGCACCACAAACATTTTAATAACCCTTTTCCGTCAAGCCCAACAGTCCTACCTTCCATTCAAGGAACTCTATCTTTCAATTCCCAAAAAGTGCCTTCACACCAGATCTTCTCAATTGGGAAGGACTTCCAGCTTCTATGGAGCTCCAAAGTTGGTGGTCTTCTCTCCATTTCTCATCACTCATGTCCTTCTAGGCCCATATGGTCTACCATCCCCGGCCAAGCCTTTGTGTCTGCAGCTTTGGTTGAAACAGAGGTGGAGGAAAGCAGGGGTTCCTTTGCTGTCAAAGATGGAGATGTTCATTTGGTTTGTAACCACCAAACCATAGAGGAAATAAGATTGATTGATCAGTTTGATCATTCTTTAGAGCCTAAATGCCAAGATTCTCCATCTGGGCATCTGGGGCTTGAGCAGAAAAAAGATATGAATGGTACCCAATTCCCCATTTTGCTAATAACTGGTTGGGTTTTCAgcatgaagaaaaagaaaaggcagtATCAAAAAGACGGAATTCGTGCAGAAATACAATTTGAGACAAAGGATCCTTCTACTCGTGCAAGGTATTGGTTACTATTCGATCAGAAAAACAACAATCAGGTTGGTTTCCAAGTGATGCTTGGGCAACCAAACTTTAAGCTACGCCAAAAAGCCTCTTCAACAGCTTCAGGAAGATACCGGGGTTTTAGGCGGAGGCTAGGACGGATAAAGAAACGGAGGCTTGGTTTCTGTTGGTACACTTCAAGGCCGAGAGGGTACGTCACAGTTTCCTCAGCAGAGGAGGAAATACAAGACAAGAGAGTTGAAGAATCCACGCAATTCAACAGGGTATGTTTGACCTATTCAAGTGAAGCAAATGAGAGATTCTACGGTTTTGGGGAGCAGTTCTCACATCTGGATTTCAAAGGCAAAAGGGTACCTATTTTTGTTCAAGAACAAGGCATCGGAAGAGGGGATCAACCTATTACTTTTGCAGCTAACTTGGTTAGCTATAG GGCTGGGGGTGATTGGAGTACAACTTATGCTCCTTCTCCATTCTATATGACATCGAAGATGCGATCTCTCTATCTCGAAGGATATCATTATTCCGTTTTCGATCTAACAGTGCATGACAGAGTTCAGATTCAG ATGCACGGGTCTTCAGTTCAAGGACGGATTTTGCACGGGAACTCGCCTTCCGAGCTCATTGAACATTCTACAGAAACCATTGGGAGGCCTCCTGAACTTCCCGAGTGGATAATATCTGGTGCGGTGGTTGGAATGCAAGGTGGCACAGAAACCGTTCGCCATATTTGGAATAAGCTGAAGACCTACAATGTTCCCATTTCAGCTTTTTGGCTTCAG GATTGGGTAGGGCAGAGGGAGACATTGATTGGATCGCAACTGTGGTGGAACTGGGAAGTGGATACAAAAAGGTATTATGGATGGCAGCAACTGGTTCAAGATCTCAGTGCTCGGCATATCAAAGTGCTGACATACTGCAATCCTTGTCTAGCTCCA ACTCATGAGAAACcaaacaaaaggagaaacctTTTTGAGGAGGCAAAGAGTTTGGACATCTTAGTCAAAGATAAGCATGGACAACCATACATGGTTCCAAATACAGCTTTTGATGTTGGAATGTTGGATTTGACGCACCCAAAGACGGCTGGTTGGTTCAAACAGATTTTACAAGAAATGGTGGATGAAGGAGTTAGAGGATGGATGGCTGATTTTGGTGAAGGCCTGCCTGTGGATGCCACCCTCTATTCAG GTGAAGATCCAATTTCTGCACATAATAGGTACCCTGAGCTATGGGCCCAAATAAACAGAGAGTTTGTGGAAGAATGGAAAAGTAACTGTGTGGGTAAGGTGAAAGAAGACCCACAAGAGGCGCTAGTTTTCTTCATGAGAGCTGGGTTCAGAAATAGTCCCAAATGGGGGATGCTATTTTGGGAAGGAGACCAAATGGTAAGTTGGCAGGCTAATGATGGGATAAAGAGTGCGGTTACTGGCCTACTCAGCAGTGGACTTTCAGGATATGCTTTTAACCACAGTGATATTGGGGGCTACTGTGCAGTAAACTTGCCTTTTATTAAGTACAGAAGAAGTGAAGAATTGCTTTTGCGTTGGATGGAGCTAAATGCTTTCACCACCGTCTTCCGGACCCATGAA GGGAACAAGCCATCCAGCAACAGCCAATTCTACTCAAACCACCAAACTTTATCTCAATTTGCTCGCTTTGCTGAGGTGTACAGAGCATGGAAGTTTTACAGAATCCAACTTGTAAAG GAAGCTGCTCAAAAGGGCCTTCCAGTTTGCCGCCACCTATTTCTCCACTACCCAGAAGATGAACATGTGCATAGCTTGAGCTACCAGCAATTCTTGGTTGGCACTGAGATCCTAGTGGCGCCTGTCCTAGACAAAGGCAAGAAGAATGTTAAGGTCTATTTTCCTGTGGGAGAAAGTTGTGATTGGCAACATATATGGACGGGGAAACTATATAGAGGACAAGGTTGTGAAGCTTGGGTAGAAGCTCCAATTGGTTACCCTGCTGTATTTGTAAAGACTGGCTCCACCATCGGAGAAACCTTTGTAAAAAATTTGAGAGATTTCAGCATTCTGTAG
- the LOC121266884 gene encoding transcription factor TGA2.3-like isoform X3 has protein sequence MKSSSQVLGTDIQFATLNKTLQLQKEPQANLVSTSGGHRENWGESTMAEASPRTDTSTDDTDDKNQRHEMGQLIGVAASDSSDKSKEKSGDQKTLRRLAQNREAARKSRLRKKAYVQQLESSRLKLTQLEQELQRARQQGIFISSSGDQSHSMSGNGALAFDVEYARWLEEQNKQINELRAAVNSHAADAELRTIVDNVMAHFDDIFRLKGIAAKADVFHILSGMWKTPAERCFMWIGGFRSSELLKLLVNQLEPLTEQQLMGIYNLQQSSQQAEDALSQGMEALQQSLAETLANGSPSPSGSSGNVANYMGQMAMAMGKLGTLEGFLRQADNLRQQTLQQMHRILTTRQSARALLAINDYFSRLRALSSLWLARPRE, from the exons ATGAAGTCAAGTAGCCAGGTGCTGGGTACAGACATTCAATTTGCCACTTTAAATAAG ACATTACAACTACAAAAAGAACCACAAGCAAATCTGGTCTCTACATCTGGTGGCCATCGTGAAAATTGGGGAGAGTCCACTATGGCAGAAGCAAGCCCAAGGACTGATACATCGACAGATGACACAGATGACAAGAATCAAAGG CATGAAATGGGTCAATTGATTGGTGTTGCAGCCTCTGATTCTAGTGACAAATCGAAGGAGAAATCTGGGGATCAAAAG ACCTTGCGCCGGCTTGCTCAAAATCGTGAAGCTGCCAGAAAGAGCCGATTAAGGAAAAAA GCATATGTGCAACAGCTTGAGAGTAGCCGGCTAAAGCTAACCCAACTAGAGCAAGAGCTGCAGCGGGCCCGCCAGCAG GGCATATTCATTTCAAGCTCAGGAGACCAATCCCATTCAATGAGTGGAAATG GCGCCTTGGCATTTGATGTAGAGTATGCACGGTGGCTAGAAgagcaaaacaagcagataaaTGAGCTGAGGGCCGCAGTCAATTCACATGCAGCCGATGCTGAGCTTCGCACCATTGTTGACAATGTTATGGCACACTTTGATGACATTTTTAGGCTGAAAGGCATTGCAGCCAAAGCTGATGTTTTCCACATATTGTCAGGAATGTGGAAGACACCAGCGGAACGGTGTTTTATGTGGATTGGTGGCTTCCGATCATCTGAACTACTTAAG CTTCTTGTCAATCAATTGGAGCCTTTAACTGAGCAACAATTGATGGGCATCTACAACTTGCAGCAATCATCCCAGCAGGCTGAAGATGCTCTATCACAGGGCATGGAGGCATTGCAGCAATCTCTGGCTGAGACATTGGCCAATGGCTCACCTAGCCCATCAGGATCATCTGGGAATGTGGCAAACTATATGGGTCAAATGGCCATGGCCATGGGAAAGCTTGGAACACTTGAGGGGTTTCTTCGCCAG GCTGATAATCTGCGTCAACAAACACTCCAACAAATGCACCGTATATTAACGACCAGGCAATCAGCCCGTGCACTTCTTGCCATAAATGACTATTTCTCTCGTCTTCGAGCCCTCAGTTCTCTCTGGCTTGCCCGGCCACGGGAATGA
- the LOC121266884 gene encoding transcription factor TGA2.3-like isoform X1, whose protein sequence is MGSRTVKIGAEDDSRVMTGMPSFVPAIPNSNSLGTEGNTIRSSQLTDFGTFEQSLGFRIEDAVGLNPVYNQMKSSSQVLGTDIQFATLNKTLQLQKEPQANLVSTSGGHRENWGESTMAEASPRTDTSTDDTDDKNQRHEMGQLIGVAASDSSDKSKEKSGDQKTLRRLAQNREAARKSRLRKKAYVQQLESSRLKLTQLEQELQRARQQGIFISSSGDQSHSMSGNGALAFDVEYARWLEEQNKQINELRAAVNSHAADAELRTIVDNVMAHFDDIFRLKGIAAKADVFHILSGMWKTPAERCFMWIGGFRSSELLKLLVNQLEPLTEQQLMGIYNLQQSSQQAEDALSQGMEALQQSLAETLANGSPSPSGSSGNVANYMGQMAMAMGKLGTLEGFLRQADNLRQQTLQQMHRILTTRQSARALLAINDYFSRLRALSSLWLARPRE, encoded by the exons TGGAACAGAAGGAAACACCATTCGTTCTTCTCAACTGACAGACTTTGGAACATTTGAGCAGTCCCTTGGATTTCGCATAGAGGATGCCGTTGGCCTAA ATCCTGTATATAACCAGATGAAGTCAAGTAGCCAGGTGCTGGGTACAGACATTCAATTTGCCACTTTAAATAAG ACATTACAACTACAAAAAGAACCACAAGCAAATCTGGTCTCTACATCTGGTGGCCATCGTGAAAATTGGGGAGAGTCCACTATGGCAGAAGCAAGCCCAAGGACTGATACATCGACAGATGACACAGATGACAAGAATCAAAGG CATGAAATGGGTCAATTGATTGGTGTTGCAGCCTCTGATTCTAGTGACAAATCGAAGGAGAAATCTGGGGATCAAAAG ACCTTGCGCCGGCTTGCTCAAAATCGTGAAGCTGCCAGAAAGAGCCGATTAAGGAAAAAA GCATATGTGCAACAGCTTGAGAGTAGCCGGCTAAAGCTAACCCAACTAGAGCAAGAGCTGCAGCGGGCCCGCCAGCAG GGCATATTCATTTCAAGCTCAGGAGACCAATCCCATTCAATGAGTGGAAATG GCGCCTTGGCATTTGATGTAGAGTATGCACGGTGGCTAGAAgagcaaaacaagcagataaaTGAGCTGAGGGCCGCAGTCAATTCACATGCAGCCGATGCTGAGCTTCGCACCATTGTTGACAATGTTATGGCACACTTTGATGACATTTTTAGGCTGAAAGGCATTGCAGCCAAAGCTGATGTTTTCCACATATTGTCAGGAATGTGGAAGACACCAGCGGAACGGTGTTTTATGTGGATTGGTGGCTTCCGATCATCTGAACTACTTAAG CTTCTTGTCAATCAATTGGAGCCTTTAACTGAGCAACAATTGATGGGCATCTACAACTTGCAGCAATCATCCCAGCAGGCTGAAGATGCTCTATCACAGGGCATGGAGGCATTGCAGCAATCTCTGGCTGAGACATTGGCCAATGGCTCACCTAGCCCATCAGGATCATCTGGGAATGTGGCAAACTATATGGGTCAAATGGCCATGGCCATGGGAAAGCTTGGAACACTTGAGGGGTTTCTTCGCCAG GCTGATAATCTGCGTCAACAAACACTCCAACAAATGCACCGTATATTAACGACCAGGCAATCAGCCCGTGCACTTCTTGCCATAAATGACTATTTCTCTCGTCTTCGAGCCCTCAGTTCTCTCTGGCTTGCCCGGCCACGGGAATGA